A stretch of Paenibacillus sp. URB8-2 DNA encodes these proteins:
- the recG gene encoding ATP-dependent DNA helicase RecG: protein MTLSLDTIEVKQIGGVSAQKQAELHALGIFTVKDLLEYYPFRYEDYRPKSLSEVKHGDKVTVEAKVIGIPVLQRFGGKSRLSCKMMADPWMFTATWFNRHYVREQLTAGRQVVISGKWDQKRSQITVTDYEFPDRGEGKTGTLQPVYSVGGKITQSWLRKTISQALLQFGDLIPEILPQPIMRKYEYMPRKRAIATIHQPEDSREGQQGRRRMVYEELFLFQLKVQAFRTLNRGRMDGMVHTVDNATVRQFVRSLPFELTNAQKTAELEILQDMRSSYCMNRLLQGDVGSGKTALAAIALFATVRSGFQGALMVPTEILAEQHSRSLQAMFEPFGITVALLTGSVNGRKRKDLLASLQMGLIEIVVGTHALIQEDVFFRELGLVVTDEQHRFGVNQRSVLRRKGYNPDVLTMTATPIPRTLAITVFGDMDVSTLSERPKGRIPISTYWVKPDKMDRVLNLIRREVGQGRQAYLICPLIEESDKLDVQNAIDLHIQLSQAFPDYHVGLLHGRMTPGEKDEVMRAFYDNEVQVLVSTTVVEVGVDVPNATLMIIMDADRFGLSQLHQLRGRVGRGEHASFCVLVADPKSEVGRERMTAMTETDDGFEVSRRDLELRGPGDFFGTKQSGLPEFRLADMTADFAVLEQARGDAAELLRDGTFWTSAEYAPLRSFLQKEHIFQGDLID, encoded by the coding sequence GCTCAAAAGCAGGCTGAGCTTCACGCCCTTGGCATTTTTACGGTAAAGGATTTGCTGGAGTATTATCCTTTCCGTTATGAGGATTACCGTCCGAAATCGCTCAGCGAGGTGAAGCATGGGGACAAAGTGACGGTTGAGGCCAAGGTGATTGGTATACCGGTGCTTCAGCGGTTTGGAGGAAAGTCCCGTCTCAGCTGCAAAATGATGGCCGATCCGTGGATGTTTACGGCGACTTGGTTTAACCGGCACTATGTGCGCGAACAACTGACCGCAGGCCGTCAGGTTGTTATCAGCGGGAAATGGGATCAGAAACGGTCGCAAATTACGGTGACCGATTATGAATTTCCGGACCGTGGGGAAGGGAAGACCGGGACACTTCAGCCGGTGTATTCCGTCGGCGGCAAAATTACGCAGAGCTGGCTTCGCAAGACGATTTCCCAGGCGCTGCTGCAATTCGGGGATTTGATTCCCGAGATTTTGCCTCAGCCGATTATGCGTAAATACGAGTACATGCCCCGCAAGCGGGCGATTGCCACGATCCATCAGCCCGAGGATTCACGGGAAGGGCAGCAGGGACGCAGGCGGATGGTATACGAAGAGCTGTTTCTGTTTCAGCTCAAGGTTCAAGCTTTCCGCACGCTGAACCGGGGAAGAATGGACGGCATGGTTCATACGGTCGATAATGCGACCGTCCGCCAGTTCGTGCGCAGCCTTCCATTCGAGCTGACCAATGCCCAAAAGACAGCGGAGCTTGAAATTTTGCAGGATATGCGATCCTCATATTGTATGAACCGTCTGCTTCAGGGCGATGTGGGTTCCGGCAAAACGGCGCTCGCGGCAATCGCGCTGTTCGCGACGGTCCGCTCGGGCTTTCAGGGAGCGCTGATGGTGCCGACGGAAATTTTGGCCGAACAGCACAGCCGGTCGCTTCAGGCGATGTTTGAGCCTTTCGGTATCACGGTAGCTCTGCTGACTGGCAGTGTGAACGGCCGCAAGCGAAAGGATCTTCTCGCTTCGCTGCAAATGGGCCTCATAGAAATTGTCGTCGGAACCCATGCCTTGATTCAGGAAGATGTGTTCTTCAGGGAACTTGGCCTTGTTGTAACGGATGAGCAGCACCGGTTCGGTGTGAACCAGCGCAGCGTTTTACGGCGCAAAGGTTATAACCCGGATGTGCTTACGATGACCGCGACACCGATTCCGCGGACGCTGGCGATTACAGTCTTCGGGGACATGGATGTCTCCACTTTATCCGAACGTCCGAAGGGCCGCATCCCGATTTCGACCTACTGGGTGAAGCCGGACAAAATGGACAGGGTGCTGAATCTGATCCGCCGCGAGGTAGGTCAGGGCCGTCAGGCGTACTTGATCTGTCCGTTGATCGAGGAATCGGACAAGCTGGATGTGCAGAACGCCATTGATCTGCATATTCAGCTGTCGCAGGCTTTTCCCGATTACCACGTAGGTCTGCTGCATGGCCGTATGACTCCCGGCGAGAAGGATGAAGTCATGCGCGCTTTTTATGATAATGAAGTTCAGGTGCTCGTCTCCACGACTGTCGTAGAGGTCGGCGTCGATGTGCCGAATGCCACGCTGATGATTATTATGGACGCCGACCGGTTCGGACTGTCCCAGCTCCATCAGCTTCGCGGACGGGTCGGACGGGGAGAGCACGCTTCCTTCTGCGTACTGGTGGCTGATCCGAAATCGGAAGTCGGACGCGAGCGGATGACCGCGATGACCGAAACGGACGACGGATTCGAAGTCTCCCGGCGCGATCTCGAGCTTCGGGGGCCGGGGGATTTCTTCGGCACGAAGCAGAGCGGTCTGCCGGAATTCCGCCTCGCGGATATGACGGCCGATTTTGCCGTCCTTGAGCAGGCTCGCGGCGATGCCGCCGAATTGCTGAGGGACGGCACCTTCTGGACATCCGCCGAGTATGCTCCGCTGCGAAGCTTTCTCCAGAAGGAACACATTTTTCAGGGCGATCTGATCGATTGA
- a CDS encoding stage VI sporulation protein F, with translation MSYQQYGISPQLVERIKLKMKNPAVKDRIKNLINGLSKQHLQDPGVVRRLVHNASGILGERLTSVQEDSIVRFVIAQKIDPNNTFHLIRLWGMFR, from the coding sequence TTGAGTTATCAACAATATGGAATCAGCCCGCAGCTGGTGGAGCGGATCAAGTTGAAGATGAAAAACCCGGCGGTCAAGGATCGGATTAAAAATCTGATAAATGGTTTAAGCAAGCAGCATCTGCAGGACCCCGGCGTGGTGCGCAGACTGGTGCACAATGCTTCGGGTATTCTGGGGGAAAGACTCACCTCCGTCCAGGAGGACAGCATAGTGAGATTTGTTATCGCCCAGAAAATCGATCCGAACAATACGTTCCATTTGATTCGTTTATGGGGAATGTTCCGTTAG